The following are encoded together in the Zingiber officinale cultivar Zhangliang chromosome 8A, Zo_v1.1, whole genome shotgun sequence genome:
- the LOC122008920 gene encoding ribosomal RNA small subunit methyltransferase E-like isoform X2, whose protein sequence is MPRVAPRLPLCGGLLCRTWRRGFSGGLRVVPSDAAGSQSRGGLPRFHSPLLLPSKGNVVRIQGDEFWHMSKVLRLGPNDRVQLFDGKGGLVEGCIQSVSRAGLDIMAVEEPQVVPPQGIQWHVYAAFGTLKGGRADWLVEKCTELGASSVTPILTERSHTIAENRVERLERVVVAAAKQCQRLHQMTLNPPLKLQKLLSLVSESKLAFLASAEETPLMNVLYHSTAQESGILIVGPEGDDEVKLLAEAGATPVGLGSCRLRVETATIALLSTLMLWSDVQKIQLHL, encoded by the exons ATGCCGAGAGTGGCACCGCGTTTACCACTGTGCGGCGGCCTCCTCTGCCGGACATGGCGGCGTGGGTTCTCGGGCGGCCTCCGCGTGGTGCCATCTGATGCTGCAGGGAGCCAGAGCCGCGGCGGCCTCCCTCGCTTCCACTCCCCCTTGCTTCTTCCCTCTAAG GGAAATGTTGTGCGGATCCAAGGTGACGAGTTCTGGCACATGTCTAAGGTGCTGCGCCTTGGACCAAACGATAG GGTGCAGCTTTTTGATGGGAAAGGTGGTTTAGTTGAAGGTTGTATACAGAGTGTCAGTCGAGCTGGTTTAGATATCATGGCTGTAGAAGAGCCTCAAGTTGTTCCTCCGCAAGGTATTCAATGGCATGTATATGCTGCTTTTG GGACCTTGAAAGGTGGTCGTGCAGATTGGCTTGTTGAGAAGTGCACT GAACTGGGAGCTAGTAGTGTGACCCCCATTTTAACGGAGAGGTCACATACCATTGCAGAAAATCGGGTAGAACGTTTGGAGCGTGTTGTAGTAGCTGCTGCCAAGCAAT GTCAGAGACTACACCAAATGACTTTAAATCCTCCTTTGAAGCTTCAAAAACTTTTGTCACTT GTTTCAGAGTCAAAGCTTGCCTTTCTTGCTTCAGCAGAAGAAACTCCCCTTATGAATGTCTTATATCATTCAACAGCCCAAGAGAGTGGAATTCTGATTGTTGGACCAGAAGGGG ATGATGAAGTGAAGCTACTGGCAGAAGCAGGTGCTACTCCCGTCGGGCTTGGCTCATGCAGATTGCGAGTTGAGACAGCGACTATTGCTCTCCTATCAACTCTAATGCTGTGGTCTGATGTGCAAAAGATTCAGTTACATTTGTAG
- the LOC122008920 gene encoding ribosomal RNA small subunit methyltransferase E-like isoform X3, which produces MPRVAPRLPLCGGLLCRTWRRGFSGGLRVVPSDAAGSQSRGGLPRFHSPLLLPSKGNVVRIQGDEFWHMSKVLRLGPNDRVQLFDGKGGLVEGCIQSVSRAGLDIMAVEEPQVVPPQGIQWHVYAAFGTLKGGRADWLVEKCTELGASSVTPILTERSHTIAENRVERLERVVVAAAKQCQRLHQMTLNPPLKLQKLLSLVSESKLAFLASAEETPLMNVLYHSTAQESGILIVGPEGVLRSPTVSNSLEINSLQRIVWNGREQRVERLGT; this is translated from the exons ATGCCGAGAGTGGCACCGCGTTTACCACTGTGCGGCGGCCTCCTCTGCCGGACATGGCGGCGTGGGTTCTCGGGCGGCCTCCGCGTGGTGCCATCTGATGCTGCAGGGAGCCAGAGCCGCGGCGGCCTCCCTCGCTTCCACTCCCCCTTGCTTCTTCCCTCTAAG GGAAATGTTGTGCGGATCCAAGGTGACGAGTTCTGGCACATGTCTAAGGTGCTGCGCCTTGGACCAAACGATAG GGTGCAGCTTTTTGATGGGAAAGGTGGTTTAGTTGAAGGTTGTATACAGAGTGTCAGTCGAGCTGGTTTAGATATCATGGCTGTAGAAGAGCCTCAAGTTGTTCCTCCGCAAGGTATTCAATGGCATGTATATGCTGCTTTTG GGACCTTGAAAGGTGGTCGTGCAGATTGGCTTGTTGAGAAGTGCACT GAACTGGGAGCTAGTAGTGTGACCCCCATTTTAACGGAGAGGTCACATACCATTGCAGAAAATCGGGTAGAACGTTTGGAGCGTGTTGTAGTAGCTGCTGCCAAGCAAT GTCAGAGACTACACCAAATGACTTTAAATCCTCCTTTGAAGCTTCAAAAACTTTTGTCACTT GTTTCAGAGTCAAAGCTTGCCTTTCTTGCTTCAGCAGAAGAAACTCCCCTTATGAATGTCTTATATCATTCAACAGCCCAAGAGAGTGGAATTCTGATTGTTGGACCAGAAGGGG TTCTTCGGAGTCCCACTGTTTCCAATTCCCTTGAAATAAATTCACTGCAAAGGATAGTATGGAATGGAAGGGAACAAAGGGTGGAGCGACTGGGAACGTAA
- the LOC122008922 gene encoding CRAL-TRIO domain-containing protein C23B6.04c-like: MFRRKHNSHGKQDHHAENQEEKIEELRAEIGPLEGRSLKYCTDECLRRYLVARKWDVAKSKKMLEETVEWRSSYKPEEIRWREVAEEGETGKAYRADFHDREGRTVIVMRPAKQNTSSQENQLRHLVYLLENAIINLPEKQEDMMWLIDFTGWSLSNAVPIKQAREIANILQNHYPERLGFAFLYNPPRIFEAFWKVVKYFLDPKTFQKVKFVYPKNQESMEVMSEFFDLDVLTAEFGGRNKTEYEHEAFSKMMEEDDVKTARFWDLQQQASTAV; this comes from the exons ATGTTCCGGAGGAAGCATAATTCTCATGGTAAACAGGACCATCACGCCGAGAACCAAGAGGAAAAA ATTGAAGAGCTGAGAGCTGAAATAGGCCCCCTGGAAGGCCGCAGTCTGAAATACTGCACCGATGAATGCCTGAGAAGATACCTGGTGGCTCGGAAATGGGACGTCGCCAAATCCAAGAAGATGTTGGAAGAAACTGTCGAGTGGAGATCCAGCTACAAGCCGGAGGAAATCCGATGG CGTGAAGTCGCAGAGGAAGGCGAAACGGGCAAAGCCTACCGCGCCGACTTCCATGATCGCGAGGGGAGGACCGTCATCGTCATGCGACCAGCCAAGCAG AACACGAGCTCGCAGGAGAATCAACTGAGGCACCtggtgtacctcctggagaaCGCCATCATCAACTTGCCGGAGAAGCAGGAGGATATGATGTGGCTGATCGACTTCACGGGGTGGTCGCTGAGCAACGCGGTGCCGATCAAGCAGGCGAGGGAGATCGCAAACATTCTCCAGAACCATTACCCTGAGCGCCTCGGCTTTGCCTTCTTGTACAATCCCCCGAGAATCTTTGAAGCCTTTTGGAAG GTGGTGAAGTACTTCCTGGATCCGAAGACCTTCCAGAAGGTGAAGTTCGTGTACCCCAAGAACCAGGAGAGCATGGAAGTGATGAGCGAGTTCTTCGATCTAGACGTCCTGACGGCGGAGTTCGGGGGGAGGAACAAAACGGAGTACGAGCACGAGGCGTTCTCCAAGATGATGGAAGAAGACGACGTGAAGACGGCCAGGTTTTGGGATTTGCAGCAGCAGGCTTCGACTGCAGTTTGA
- the LOC122008920 gene encoding ribosomal RNA small subunit methyltransferase E-like isoform X1 gives MPRVAPRLPLCGGLLCRTWRRGFSGGLRVVPSDAAGSQSRGGLPRFHSPLLLPSKGNVVRIQGDEFWHMSKVLRLGPNDRVQLFDGKGGLVEGCIQSVSRAGLDIMAVEEPQVVPPQGIQWHVYAAFGTLKGGRADWLVEKCTELGASSVTPILTERSHTIAENRVERLERVVVAAAKQCQRLHQMTLNPPLKLQKLLSLVSESKLAFLASAEETPLMNVLYHSTAQESGILIVGPEGDFTDDEVKLLAEAGATPVGLGSCRLRVETATIALLSTLMLWSDVQKIQLHL, from the exons ATGCCGAGAGTGGCACCGCGTTTACCACTGTGCGGCGGCCTCCTCTGCCGGACATGGCGGCGTGGGTTCTCGGGCGGCCTCCGCGTGGTGCCATCTGATGCTGCAGGGAGCCAGAGCCGCGGCGGCCTCCCTCGCTTCCACTCCCCCTTGCTTCTTCCCTCTAAG GGAAATGTTGTGCGGATCCAAGGTGACGAGTTCTGGCACATGTCTAAGGTGCTGCGCCTTGGACCAAACGATAG GGTGCAGCTTTTTGATGGGAAAGGTGGTTTAGTTGAAGGTTGTATACAGAGTGTCAGTCGAGCTGGTTTAGATATCATGGCTGTAGAAGAGCCTCAAGTTGTTCCTCCGCAAGGTATTCAATGGCATGTATATGCTGCTTTTG GGACCTTGAAAGGTGGTCGTGCAGATTGGCTTGTTGAGAAGTGCACT GAACTGGGAGCTAGTAGTGTGACCCCCATTTTAACGGAGAGGTCACATACCATTGCAGAAAATCGGGTAGAACGTTTGGAGCGTGTTGTAGTAGCTGCTGCCAAGCAAT GTCAGAGACTACACCAAATGACTTTAAATCCTCCTTTGAAGCTTCAAAAACTTTTGTCACTT GTTTCAGAGTCAAAGCTTGCCTTTCTTGCTTCAGCAGAAGAAACTCCCCTTATGAATGTCTTATATCATTCAACAGCCCAAGAGAGTGGAATTCTGATTGTTGGACCAGAAGGGG ATTTCACAGATGATGAAGTGAAGCTACTGGCAGAAGCAGGTGCTACTCCCGTCGGGCTTGGCTCATGCAGATTGCGAGTTGAGACAGCGACTATTGCTCTCCTATCAACTCTAATGCTGTGGTCTGATGTGCAAAAGATTCAGTTACATTTGTAG
- the LOC122008920 gene encoding ribosomal RNA small subunit methyltransferase E-like isoform X5 has product MLQGARAAAASLASTPPCFFPLREMLCGSKVTSSGTCLRCCALDQTIVEGCIQSVSRAGLDIMAVEEPQVVPPQGIQWHVYAAFGTLKGGRADWLVEKCTELGASSVTPILTERSHTIAENRVERLERVVVAAAKQCQRLHQMTLNPPLKLQKLLSLVSESKLAFLASAEETPLMNVLYHSTAQESGILIVGPEGDFTDDEVKLLAEAGATPVGLGSCRLRVETATIALLSTLMLWSDVQKIQLHL; this is encoded by the exons ATGCTGCAGGGAGCCAGAGCCGCGGCGGCCTCCCTCGCTTCCACTCCCCCTTGCTTCTTCCCTCTAAG GGAAATGTTGTGCGGATCCAAGGTGACGAGTTCTGGCACATGTCTAAGGTGCTGCGCCTTGGACCAAACGATAG TTGAAGGTTGTATACAGAGTGTCAGTCGAGCTGGTTTAGATATCATGGCTGTAGAAGAGCCTCAAGTTGTTCCTCCGCAAGGTATTCAATGGCATGTATATGCTGCTTTTG GGACCTTGAAAGGTGGTCGTGCAGATTGGCTTGTTGAGAAGTGCACT GAACTGGGAGCTAGTAGTGTGACCCCCATTTTAACGGAGAGGTCACATACCATTGCAGAAAATCGGGTAGAACGTTTGGAGCGTGTTGTAGTAGCTGCTGCCAAGCAAT GTCAGAGACTACACCAAATGACTTTAAATCCTCCTTTGAAGCTTCAAAAACTTTTGTCACTT GTTTCAGAGTCAAAGCTTGCCTTTCTTGCTTCAGCAGAAGAAACTCCCCTTATGAATGTCTTATATCATTCAACAGCCCAAGAGAGTGGAATTCTGATTGTTGGACCAGAAGGGG ATTTCACAGATGATGAAGTGAAGCTACTGGCAGAAGCAGGTGCTACTCCCGTCGGGCTTGGCTCATGCAGATTGCGAGTTGAGACAGCGACTATTGCTCTCCTATCAACTCTAATGCTGTGGTCTGATGTGCAAAAGATTCAGTTACATTTGTAG
- the LOC122008920 gene encoding ribosomal RNA small subunit methyltransferase E-like isoform X4, giving the protein MPRVAPRLPLCGGLLCRTWRRGFSGGLRVVPSDAAGSQSRGGLPRFHSPLLLPSKGNVVRIQGDEFWHMSKVLRLGPNDRVQLFDGKGGLVEGCIQSVSRAGLDIMAVEEPQVVPPQGIQWHVYAAFGTLKGGRADWLVEKCTELGASSVTPILTERSHTIAENRVERLERVVVAAAKQCQRLHQMTLNPPLKLQKLLSLVSESKLAFLASAEETPLMNVLYHSTAQESGILIVGPEGVPLFPIPLK; this is encoded by the exons ATGCCGAGAGTGGCACCGCGTTTACCACTGTGCGGCGGCCTCCTCTGCCGGACATGGCGGCGTGGGTTCTCGGGCGGCCTCCGCGTGGTGCCATCTGATGCTGCAGGGAGCCAGAGCCGCGGCGGCCTCCCTCGCTTCCACTCCCCCTTGCTTCTTCCCTCTAAG GGAAATGTTGTGCGGATCCAAGGTGACGAGTTCTGGCACATGTCTAAGGTGCTGCGCCTTGGACCAAACGATAG GGTGCAGCTTTTTGATGGGAAAGGTGGTTTAGTTGAAGGTTGTATACAGAGTGTCAGTCGAGCTGGTTTAGATATCATGGCTGTAGAAGAGCCTCAAGTTGTTCCTCCGCAAGGTATTCAATGGCATGTATATGCTGCTTTTG GGACCTTGAAAGGTGGTCGTGCAGATTGGCTTGTTGAGAAGTGCACT GAACTGGGAGCTAGTAGTGTGACCCCCATTTTAACGGAGAGGTCACATACCATTGCAGAAAATCGGGTAGAACGTTTGGAGCGTGTTGTAGTAGCTGCTGCCAAGCAAT GTCAGAGACTACACCAAATGACTTTAAATCCTCCTTTGAAGCTTCAAAAACTTTTGTCACTT GTTTCAGAGTCAAAGCTTGCCTTTCTTGCTTCAGCAGAAGAAACTCCCCTTATGAATGTCTTATATCATTCAACAGCCCAAGAGAGTGGAATTCTGATTGTTGGACCAGAAGGGG TCCCACTGTTTCCAATTCCCTTGAAATAA
- the LOC122008919 gene encoding uncharacterized protein LOC122008919 encodes MSWLARSLANALIPDRHADEVDPAERADPGGSRDGSGEDDSGGGGVKEDFFELTQTLSRQFRGVAAFLAPPPTSSSDATPSGRDVPEEFSDFPSIAGLQSDLAEIGGRFRSGISRLSGSKAVTEISKIASTFIPFGPGDEEDEGLEGKYGTEAVGVTEEVMAFVRNISMHPETWLDFPLLPDDEESDDFDMSDAQQEHALTVERLAPRLAALRLELCPSHMSEGCFWKIYFVLLHPRLDKHDSEHLSTPQIVEARALLLQQLQLPAKTEKPEVDVSYRKMDDSPLQSKEQITEQKDLYEISPSETKEVVTAVLTIDVMTEKLPVQTDEVEIIDKTVIEEEPPQQTQKSHSDASQVSVEQFSEDEEGDDWLIEETEETGASRSTNIPLVNDEDVSFSDLED; translated from the exons ATGTCGTGGCTCGCGAGGTCTCTCGCCAACGCGCTGATCCCCGACCGCCACGCCGACGAAGTCGATCCCGCGGAGAGGGCGGACCCCGGCGGCAGCAGAGACGGCAGCGGAGAAGACGACTCTGGCGGCGGCGGCGTCAAGGAAGATTTCTTCGAGCTCACCCAAACCCTGTCACGGCAGTTCCGCGGCGTCGCTGCGTTTCTCGCTCCTCCTCCCACCTCCTCCTCTGATGCTACCCCGTCTGGACGCGATGTGCCCGAAGAGTTCTCCGATTTCCCCTCTATCGCAGGACTTCAGAGTGACCTCGCTGAGATCGGAGGGAGATTCAGGTCCGGCATCTCCAGGCTCTCCGGATCCAAGGCGGTCACGGAGATCTCGAAGATCGCGTCCACGTTCATtcctttcgggcccggggacgaAGAGGATGAAGGATTGGAAGGGAAGTACGGGACGGAAGCCGTGGGCGTCACCGAGGAGGTCATGGCCTTCGTCAGGAACATCTCCATGCATCCGGAGACGTGGTTGGATTTCCCATTGTTGCCTGATGATGAAGAATCTGACG ATTTTGACATGTCTGATGCTCAGCAAGAACATGCCTTGACAGTAGAGCGCCTTGCACCGAGATTAGCCGCTTTGAGGCTTGAACTTTGCCCAAGTCATATGAGTGAAGGATGCTTTTGGAAAATCTATTTTGTGCTTTTGCACCCAAGGCTCGATAAGCATGATTCTGAACATCTCTCGACACCTCAG ATCGTCGAAGCCAGAGCCTTGTTATTACAACAGTTGCAGCTTCCAGCAAAAACAGAGAAGCCTGAAGTAGATGTCTCCTACAGGAAAATGGACGACAGTCCACTTCAATCTAAGGAGCAGATTACAGAACAAAAGGATCTTTATGAAATCTCACCTTCCGAAACAAAGGAGGTAGTAACCGCTGTTCTCACAATCGATGTTATGACTGAAAAACTCCCAGTGCAAACAGATGAAGTAGAAATCATTGACAAAACTGTCATTGAAGAAGAACCCCCTCAGCAGACACAAAAGAGTCACAGTGATGCATCACAGGTTTCCGTTGAGCAGTTCAGTGAGGATGAGGAAGGGGACGATTGGTTAATAGAAGAAACAGAAGAAACGGGTGCCTCAAGAAGCACCAACATCCCTTTGGTGAATGATGAGGATGTCTCTTTCAGTGATCTTGAGGATTGA